The following are encoded together in the Gasterosteus aculeatus chromosome 7, fGasAcu3.hap1.1, whole genome shotgun sequence genome:
- the LOC120822726 gene encoding fibroblast growth factor 1 isoform X2, whose translation MSEGDVTVLPLGPASRQEHRTLTRLYCQNGGHHLRILPDGAVSGGRQENDPHDILRLQAVSVGVVVIKGEGTGRYLAMSKRGCLYGSPTLNDECYFLEEYEENHHNTYCSQKYAWYVGLKRNGQPKPGPDTHRGQKAVFFLPRPPGNM comes from the exons ATGTCCGAGGGAGACGTCACGGTGCTGCCGCTCGGGCCCGCGTCCAGGCAGGAGCACCGGACGCTGACCAGACTGTACTGCCAGAACGGAGGGCATCACCTGAGGATTCTGCCAGACGGAGCTGTGAGCGGAGGCAGGCAGGAAAACGACCCCCACG ACATCCTGAGGCTACAGGCCGTGAGTGTGGGAGTGGTGGTCATCAAGGGCGAGGGGACGGGAAGGTACCTCGCCATGAGCAAAAGAGGATGCCTCTATGGATCC CCAACACTGAACGATGAGTGTTACTTCCTGGAGGAGTATGAAGAAAACCATCACAACACGTATTGCTCCCAGAAGTACGCGTGGTACGTGGGGCTGAAGAGGAATGGGCAGCCCAAGCCGGGACCAGACACCCACCGGGGTCAAAAGGCCGTCTTTTTCCTGCCAAGGCCGCCGGGAAACATGTGA
- the LOC120822726 gene encoding fibroblast growth factor 1 isoform X1, whose amino-acid sequence MLAHREDCHVTISQAPGPRGMSEGDVTVLPLGPASRQEHRTLTRLYCQNGGHHLRILPDGAVSGGRQENDPHDILRLQAVSVGVVVIKGEGTGRYLAMSKRGCLYGSPTLNDECYFLEEYEENHHNTYCSQKYAWYVGLKRNGQPKPGPDTHRGQKAVFFLPRPPGNM is encoded by the exons ATGCTGGCTCATCGGGAGGACTGTCACGTGACCATCTCACAG GCGCCAGGGCCGCGCGGGATGTCCGAGGGAGACGTCACGGTGCTGCCGCTCGGGCCCGCGTCCAGGCAGGAGCACCGGACGCTGACCAGACTGTACTGCCAGAACGGAGGGCATCACCTGAGGATTCTGCCAGACGGAGCTGTGAGCGGAGGCAGGCAGGAAAACGACCCCCACG ACATCCTGAGGCTACAGGCCGTGAGTGTGGGAGTGGTGGTCATCAAGGGCGAGGGGACGGGAAGGTACCTCGCCATGAGCAAAAGAGGATGCCTCTATGGATCC CCAACACTGAACGATGAGTGTTACTTCCTGGAGGAGTATGAAGAAAACCATCACAACACGTATTGCTCCCAGAAGTACGCGTGGTACGTGGGGCTGAAGAGGAATGGGCAGCCCAAGCCGGGACCAGACACCCACCGGGGTCAAAAGGCCGTCTTTTTCCTGCCAAGGCCGCCGGGAAACATGTGA